In a genomic window of Octadecabacter temperatus:
- a CDS encoding zinc-dependent alcohol dehydrogenase: MTRETPEWKAVKTSPNMPLPNEMKAWVLGDPEELTLTEKVIPAPGKAEALVRIDAVAICATDLEILKYGTPALIEGGAPFNKNYTPGHEYMGTIAALGPGVDEFEIGDRVTVEIHAGCGQCKRCRMGMYTSCHNYGKNYGDVDKGHRANGFTTDGGFAQYAVNNINTMIRVPDDMSDEEATLVVTAGTSMYGLTELGGLVAGESVVVIGPGPIGLLAVAVAKSLGASPVILVGTRENRNEIGRKLGADYVIDARNEDVVARVMELTGKGADYVVDCAGNETTTNQAVKMTNRGGRICLAAFPKEPVKFDLGYLAVNNIYLYGIRGEGRSATHRAMAFMAEKRFDARLVHTHTFSMEELPTALKYARERIDDAIKVVVSMGNGPKDPKTVK; encoded by the coding sequence ATGACCCGCGAAACTCCTGAATGGAAAGCTGTAAAGACGTCCCCAAATATGCCTTTGCCAAACGAAATGAAGGCATGGGTTCTTGGAGACCCTGAAGAGCTGACGCTGACCGAAAAGGTTATCCCTGCCCCTGGAAAAGCCGAGGCGCTGGTGCGGATCGATGCGGTTGCGATTTGCGCGACCGACTTGGAAATCCTGAAATACGGAACGCCCGCTTTGATCGAAGGCGGCGCGCCCTTCAACAAAAACTACACGCCCGGCCATGAATACATGGGCACAATTGCCGCGCTAGGGCCTGGGGTGGATGAATTCGAAATCGGCGACCGTGTCACGGTTGAAATCCACGCAGGTTGTGGACAGTGCAAACGCTGTCGCATGGGCATGTACACCTCGTGCCACAACTACGGCAAAAACTACGGTGACGTCGACAAGGGCCACCGCGCCAATGGGTTCACGACAGACGGTGGCTTTGCGCAATATGCAGTCAACAACATCAACACGATGATCCGTGTGCCCGACGATATGTCCGACGAAGAAGCCACGTTGGTCGTCACCGCGGGCACATCCATGTACGGACTGACCGAACTTGGCGGATTAGTTGCCGGCGAAAGTGTCGTCGTTATCGGGCCCGGCCCGATTGGGCTGCTGGCAGTTGCCGTGGCGAAATCCCTTGGTGCATCGCCTGTTATCCTTGTGGGAACGCGTGAAAACCGCAATGAGATCGGTCGCAAACTGGGTGCGGACTACGTTATTGATGCGCGCAACGAAGACGTGGTCGCGCGGGTCATGGAATTGACAGGCAAAGGCGCGGATTACGTCGTTGATTGCGCAGGCAACGAGACTACAACAAATCAAGCGGTCAAGATGACCAACCGTGGCGGACGCATTTGCCTCGCGGCCTTCCCAAAGGAACCGGTTAAGTTCGACCTTGGCTATTTGGCGGTGAACAATATCTATCTCTACGGTATTCGCGGCGAAGGACGTTCCGCGACGCACCGCGCTATGGCGTTCATGGCGGAAAAGCGGTTCGATGCCCGACTGGTTCACACCCACACGTTTTCCATGGAAGAGCTACCGACAGCGTTGAAATATGCGCGCGAACGCATCGATGATGCGATCAAAGTTGTTGTGTCGATGGGCAACGGCCCCAAGGACCCGAAAACAGTAAAATGA
- a CDS encoding glutathione S-transferase family protein: protein MIDLYTWTTPNGRKVSILLEELGIPYTAHPVDISKDEQFDPDFLKIAPNNRIPAIVDQDNGMSLMETGAIMLYLANKHKQFTCEGDEYWRMVEWLMWQMGGLGPMLGQVHHFVKYNKGKSEYGEQRYSTEAQRLYRVLNTRLEGRDYVVGEGRGHYTIADMSMFPWIARHDWQEIDLKDYPNVRDWYLRIVDRPAVQKGYHIPKYTTDIPMP, encoded by the coding sequence ATGATTGATCTTTACACTTGGACGACACCGAATGGCCGTAAGGTTTCTATTTTGCTTGAAGAACTGGGCATCCCTTATACCGCGCATCCAGTCGACATTTCTAAGGACGAGCAGTTTGATCCTGACTTTTTGAAGATCGCGCCGAACAATCGAATTCCAGCGATTGTTGATCAGGACAACGGCATGTCCTTGATGGAGACGGGTGCGATCATGCTGTATCTGGCCAACAAGCATAAGCAGTTCACCTGCGAGGGTGATGAATATTGGCGCATGGTTGAATGGTTGATGTGGCAAATGGGTGGTCTTGGCCCGATGTTGGGGCAGGTTCACCACTTCGTAAAATACAACAAAGGTAAGTCTGAGTACGGCGAACAGCGCTATTCCACAGAAGCGCAGCGTTTGTATCGGGTTCTTAACACCCGTCTTGAGGGGCGTGACTACGTCGTGGGTGAGGGCAGAGGTCATTACACCATCGCCGATATGTCGATGTTTCCTTGGATTGCCCGTCACGACTGGCAGGAAATTGACCTTAAGGATTATCCAAACGTACGCGATTGGTATTTGCGCATCGTGGATCGTCCCGCAGTACAAAAGGGCTACCACATTCCTAAATATACGACCGATATCCCCATGCCGTAA